The Chitinophagales bacterium genome has a window encoding:
- a CDS encoding murein L,D-transpeptidase catalytic domain family protein, with translation MKRRTLVYILTIFTLAGNMNVTAHEPDAPVSITSNAISSLYRQIDFNGSERLDYYVFMNAMTGYLNLKAEHKLNDGKKLITVCDYSLSANKKRLWVIDLQAKKVLLNTYVAHGQGTGEEHAKYFSNKEGSHKSSLGFYVTGDTYHGQHGLSLYLHGMDQGYNSAAYERTIVVHGAGYVSSDFIAGTGRLGRSWGCPAVSNEIAPQLIDMTKGGTCLFIFYPEQKYLADSHWLHTVDEQKM, from the coding sequence ATGAAGAGAAGAACATTAGTTTACATTTTAACAATATTCACACTTGCAGGTAATATGAATGTTACCGCGCACGAACCTGATGCTCCTGTTTCAATTACATCTAATGCCATATCCTCATTATACAGGCAGATAGATTTCAATGGTAGCGAAAGGCTGGATTATTATGTGTTCATGAATGCCATGACCGGGTACCTTAACCTGAAAGCAGAACATAAACTGAATGATGGCAAAAAACTGATAACTGTATGTGACTATTCACTATCTGCCAATAAGAAAAGGCTTTGGGTGATTGACCTTCAGGCTAAGAAAGTATTGCTGAATACTTATGTAGCCCATGGGCAGGGCACCGGCGAAGAACACGCAAAATATTTTTCCAATAAAGAAGGCTCACATAAAAGCAGCCTGGGCTTTTATGTAACAGGCGATACCTATCACGGACAGCATGGACTATCGCTTTACCTGCATGGCATGGACCAAGGATATAACTCTGCAGCATATGAACGCACGATAGTAGTACATGGCGCAGGATATGTAAGCAGTGATTTTATTGCCGGCACAGGCAGGCTGGGGCGCAGTTGGGGTTGCCCTGCTGTAAGCAATGAAATTGCTCCGCAACTTATTGATATGACCAAGGGAGGTACCTGCTTATTTATCTTCTACCCGGAGCAGAAATACCTGGCAGACAGCCATTGGCTGCATACGGTTGATGAGCAGAAAATGTAA
- a CDS encoding acetyl-CoA C-acyltransferase — MKEVYIISAVRTPMGSWGGSLKDFSATKLGSFAIKGAIEKAGVAPEEVNEVFMGCVMQANLGQAPARQAALFAGLPNSIPCTTVNKVCASGMKAVMQGAQAIMLGDADVVVAGGMESMSNVPFYNDKVRWGNKYGNITLIDGLAKDGLTDVYNNYPMGNAAELCASECNISREAQDEFAVESYKRSQASVEGGKFDNEIIPVEIPQRKGDPIVFAKDEEPFNVKFDKIPALKSAFTKDGSVTAANASTMNDGAAALVLMSKEKAEALGLKPIAKIKGYADAAQAPEWFTTSPALAVPKAVAKAGLKMEDISYYELNEAFSVVGLVNMEKMNLKPEQVNVNGGAVAMGHPLGASGARILVTLINVLEQNNAKYGAAGICNGGGGASAVVIEKM; from the coding sequence ATGAAAGAAGTGTATATCATATCCGCGGTCCGTACCCCTATGGGTAGCTGGGGCGGTTCTCTGAAAGATTTTTCTGCCACCAAACTCGGTTCATTCGCAATAAAAGGCGCAATAGAAAAAGCAGGTGTTGCACCTGAAGAAGTGAACGAAGTTTTCATGGGTTGTGTTATGCAGGCCAACCTCGGCCAGGCACCTGCACGCCAGGCAGCTTTGTTTGCGGGCCTGCCCAACAGCATACCTTGTACTACCGTAAACAAAGTATGTGCCAGTGGTATGAAAGCAGTTATGCAGGGCGCACAAGCTATCATGCTGGGCGATGCAGACGTAGTAGTTGCAGGTGGTATGGAAAGCATGAGTAATGTACCTTTCTACAACGACAAAGTACGTTGGGGAAACAAGTATGGCAACATCACACTGATAGACGGCCTGGCAAAAGACGGCCTGACAGATGTGTACAACAACTACCCTATGGGTAACGCTGCCGAACTTTGCGCAAGCGAGTGCAACATCAGCCGCGAAGCACAGGATGAGTTTGCTGTTGAAAGTTACAAACGCAGCCAGGCTTCTGTAGAAGGTGGTAAGTTCGACAACGAGATCATCCCGGTTGAGATACCTCAACGTAAAGGAGACCCTATAGTTTTTGCTAAAGATGAAGAGCCTTTCAACGTTAAGTTCGATAAGATACCTGCTCTGAAATCTGCTTTCACAAAAGATGGTTCTGTAACAGCGGCTAACGCCAGCACGATGAACGACGGCGCTGCTGCACTGGTACTGATGAGCAAAGAAAAAGCTGAAGCTCTGGGACTGAAACCTATAGCCAAAATAAAAGGCTATGCAGATGCCGCACAGGCGCCTGAATGGTTCACCACATCACCTGCATTGGCTGTGCCTAAAGCAGTAGCAAAAGCAGGCCTGAAAATGGAAGACATCTCTTATTACGAGCTGAACGAAGCATTCAGCGTAGTAGGACTGGTAAACATGGAGAAAATGAACCTGAAACCTGAGCAGGTGAATGTGAACGGTGGTGCCGTAGCTATGGGTCACCCATTGGGTGCCAGTGGTGCGCGTATACTGGTTACACTCATCAACGTACTGGAGCAAAACAACGCTAAGTACGGTGCGGCCGGTATCTGTAACGGTGGTGGCGGTGCCAGCGCTGTAGTGATTGAAAAAATGTAA
- the trmB gene encoding tRNA (guanosine(46)-N7)-methyltransferase TrmB, protein MAQNKLVRFEAINKYTNVLQYPKDIKGSWHTFFNNNNPITLELACGKGEYSVNLGRQNKDKNYLGVDIKGNRIYIGAKQALEEELTNVGFLRTHILQIEDYFQPGEIEAIWIIFPDPFLRESREKNRLTHPRFLYRYQHILPPGGVINLKTDSKELYEYTLEVIAQNNCTIKENIADIYGKGKATGPLAIQTFYEKMHLAEGRTIYYLAFTLPETEIEVEERYKTHKAIDTRD, encoded by the coding sequence ATGGCACAGAATAAACTGGTACGCTTCGAAGCGATAAATAAATATACGAATGTTTTGCAATATCCTAAAGACATTAAAGGATCATGGCATACATTTTTCAATAACAATAACCCTATTACGCTGGAGCTGGCTTGTGGCAAAGGAGAGTACAGTGTGAACCTGGGCAGGCAGAACAAAGACAAGAACTACCTGGGTGTTGATATAAAAGGCAACAGGATATACATAGGTGCGAAACAAGCACTAGAGGAAGAATTGACCAATGTAGGATTCTTACGTACCCATATACTGCAGATAGAGGACTATTTTCAACCCGGAGAAATAGAAGCTATATGGATCATATTCCCTGACCCGTTCCTGAGAGAATCCCGCGAAAAGAACCGTCTTACCCACCCCCGCTTCCTGTACAGGTATCAGCATATCCTTCCTCCGGGTGGTGTCATCAACCTGAAAACGGATTCCAAAGAATTGTACGAATATACCCTTGAGGTGATAGCACAGAATAACTGTACGATAAAAGAGAACATTGCTGATATTTATGGCAAAGGGAAAGCTACAGGTCCGCTGGCCATACAGACATTCTATGAAAAAATGCACCTGGCCGAAGGACGTACTATTTATTATCTTGCCTTTACCCTGCCCGAAACGGAAATAGAAGTAGAAGAACGATACAAAACACACAAGGCCATTGACACCAGAGATTGA
- a CDS encoding MGMT family protein, translating to MKRNETNKESIYEAIYDVVRCVPKGRVTTYGAVSAAIGVKSGARMVGYAMNLSHNAKPKVPAHRVVNRNGMLSGKHHFSPPERMQQLLEKEGIEVKDDTIADFKTLFWDPLTEIEL from the coding sequence ATGAAGAGAAACGAAACCAATAAAGAAAGTATCTACGAGGCCATATACGATGTGGTTCGTTGCGTGCCCAAAGGCAGGGTTACCACCTATGGTGCAGTATCGGCTGCTATAGGAGTCAAATCCGGTGCGCGTATGGTTGGTTATGCTATGAATCTGTCGCACAATGCAAAACCTAAAGTGCCCGCTCACAGGGTAGTGAATCGCAACGGTATGCTATCAGGTAAACACCATTTTTCGCCTCCTGAACGCATGCAGCAACTACTGGAAAAAGAAGGTATCGAAGTAAAGGATGATACAATAGCGGATTTCAAAACCTTATTCTGGGATCCGCTCACTGAAATTGAACTATAG